A region of Thermococcus argininiproducens DNA encodes the following proteins:
- a CDS encoding mevalonate kinase: MRVLASAPAKIILFGEHSVVYGKPAIAAAIDLRTYVRAEFNKNGRIRIEAKDIRTPGLTVSFSEDQIYFETDYGRAAEVLSYVREAINLVMEEADKQKGVTVSITSQIPVGAGLGSSAAVAVATIGAVSKLLNLELSNAEIAKLGHKVELLVQGASSGIDPTVSAVGGFLYYQNGSFESLPVVELPIVVGYTGSSGSTKELVAKVRKSFDEMPEIIDPILNSMGKVVEKAKEIILAEYDKEIKFELLGRLMNINHGLLDALGVSTKSLSDLVYASREAGALGAKITGAGGGGCMYALAPEKQSEVATAIKIAGGMPMITKISKEGLRIEEVEK, from the coding sequence ATGAGGGTTCTTGCTTCAGCCCCAGCTAAAATTATTCTCTTTGGAGAGCACAGTGTTGTTTATGGGAAACCCGCTATAGCGGCAGCTATTGATTTGAGAACCTATGTGAGAGCCGAATTCAATAAAAATGGGAGGATAAGGATAGAGGCAAAGGATATAAGAACTCCTGGCCTAACAGTTTCTTTCTCAGAAGATCAAATATATTTTGAAACAGACTATGGAAGAGCTGCAGAGGTTTTGAGCTACGTAAGAGAAGCCATAAACCTTGTCATGGAAGAAGCTGATAAGCAGAAAGGAGTAACAGTTTCTATAACTTCTCAAATTCCCGTGGGTGCTGGCCTTGGAAGCTCAGCCGCTGTAGCAGTAGCTACGATAGGCGCTGTCTCAAAGCTTTTGAACTTGGAACTAAGCAATGCAGAGATAGCTAAACTTGGACACAAAGTGGAGCTCCTTGTCCAAGGAGCTTCGAGTGGAATTGACCCAACGGTTTCTGCTGTTGGTGGTTTTCTTTACTACCAAAATGGCTCCTTTGAAAGTCTGCCAGTGGTGGAGCTTCCAATAGTCGTGGGATACACAGGTTCAAGCGGAAGCACTAAGGAACTTGTTGCTAAAGTTAGGAAAAGCTTCGATGAGATGCCAGAGATAATTGACCCCATCCTTAACTCAATGGGGAAAGTTGTTGAAAAGGCCAAAGAGATAATACTAGCAGAATATGACAAAGAAATTAAATTCGAGCTCTTGGGAAGGTTAATGAATATAAATCACGGCTTGCTCGATGCGTTAGGAGTTTCAACTAAGAGTTTGAGCGATTTAGTGTATGCTTCAAGAGAAGCTGGAGCTTTGGGAGCCAAGATAACTGGAGCAGGAGGAGGTGGATGCATGTACGCCTTAGCTCCAGAAAAGCAAAGTGAAGTTGCAACAGCCATAAAAATCGCTGGTGGAATGCCAATGATAACCAAGATTAGCAAAGAAGGACTTAGAATTGAGGAGGTTGAGAAATGA
- the fni gene encoding type 2 isopentenyl-diphosphate Delta-isomerase gives MDKEELTVIRKFEHIEHCLKKQVEAHVSTQFENIHFVHTSLPEIDKEEIDLSIEFLGRRFDYPIMIAGMTGGTKGSQIAGKINKTLAKAAQELNIPMGVGSQRAMIRKPETWESYYVRDVAPDIFLVGNLGAPQFAENMPNRYGVEEALKAVETIQADALAIHMNPLQESVQPEGDTQYKGVINALAELKSELSYPIIAKETGAGVSMEVAIKLESIGIDAIDVGGLGGTSWSGVEYYRAKDERSRNLALKFWDWGIPTALSVAEVRYATTLPIIATGGIRDGIAIAKALTLGANLAGVALPLLKPAVNGDVEGVIKILQRYIDELKNAMFLVGARNVEELKKVPLVVTGFAREWLEQRIDLWEFLKDRRL, from the coding sequence ATGGATAAAGAAGAGCTTACTGTAATTAGAAAGTTTGAACACATAGAGCACTGCTTAAAGAAGCAAGTTGAAGCTCATGTAAGTACCCAATTCGAGAACATACATTTTGTTCATACATCCCTACCTGAAATAGACAAAGAGGAAATAGATTTAAGCATTGAATTCCTTGGAAGGAGATTTGATTACCCAATAATGATCGCTGGCATGACTGGAGGAACTAAGGGATCTCAAATTGCCGGCAAAATCAACAAAACTCTCGCCAAAGCTGCCCAAGAGCTGAATATTCCCATGGGTGTCGGAAGCCAGCGAGCAATGATTAGAAAACCCGAGACCTGGGAAAGTTACTACGTTAGAGACGTTGCGCCAGACATTTTCCTTGTTGGCAATTTGGGAGCACCCCAATTTGCTGAGAATATGCCAAACCGATATGGTGTTGAGGAGGCCTTGAAAGCTGTGGAAACAATCCAAGCCGACGCCCTTGCTATTCACATGAATCCTCTTCAAGAGAGCGTCCAACCGGAGGGAGATACACAATATAAAGGTGTCATAAACGCTTTGGCAGAACTTAAGAGTGAGCTCTCATATCCCATAATAGCCAAAGAAACTGGAGCTGGAGTCTCAATGGAAGTTGCAATAAAGTTGGAGAGCATTGGAATCGACGCAATAGACGTTGGAGGTCTTGGAGGAACATCATGGAGTGGCGTTGAGTACTACAGAGCAAAGGATGAGAGAAGTAGGAATCTAGCCTTAAAGTTCTGGGACTGGGGAATTCCAACTGCTTTAAGCGTTGCTGAAGTTAGATATGCAACTACCTTGCCAATAATAGCAACAGGTGGAATTAGAGATGGGATAGCAATTGCAAAGGCCTTAACACTTGGCGCAAACCTTGCAGGAGTTGCTTTACCTCTGCTGAAGCCAGCAGTCAATGGAGATGTCGAGGGAGTGATCAAGATTCTTCAACGATACATAGATGAACTTAAAAATGCTATGTTTCTTGTAGGAGCAAGAAACGTGGAAGAGCTTAAGAAAGTCCCTCTCGTAGTTACAGGTTTTGCAAGAGAATGGCTTGAGCAAAGAATTGACTTGTGGGAATTTTTGAAAGATAGAAGACTTTGA
- a CDS encoding isopentenyl phosphate kinase, with the protein MIIIKLGGSVISNKNKPYSFNQEIIEQTAEEIAQFYPNEQFIFVHGGGSFGHPNAREYKIREGLIGDVKRKRIGFSKTHQAMLKLNSLIVETFLEKGLPAYSVSSSSIFLIEKGEIVYGELEVLRKLLEKDFIPVLFGDTAIALDKGIDILSGDQIINYLARMFKPSKVLFLMDVDGIYDKNPKEKGAKLIKELTKEEIKHLLESSESAGIDVTGGIGNKLKKALEIAHYTDVYFANGMVKGNLIRILKGENPGTIIKRW; encoded by the coding sequence ATGATAATCATCAAACTTGGTGGAAGTGTTATAAGTAACAAGAACAAACCTTACTCGTTTAATCAGGAGATTATTGAACAGACAGCCGAGGAGATTGCTCAATTTTATCCAAATGAACAGTTCATTTTCGTTCACGGTGGAGGAAGTTTTGGACATCCAAATGCTAGGGAGTACAAAATTCGAGAAGGTCTAATAGGAGATGTAAAAAGAAAAAGAATAGGATTCTCCAAGACACACCAAGCAATGCTTAAACTAAACAGTCTAATAGTCGAAACTTTCCTCGAAAAGGGCCTACCTGCCTATTCTGTATCTTCTTCATCAATATTCCTCATAGAAAAAGGTGAAATTGTCTATGGTGAGCTCGAAGTTTTAAGAAAGCTATTGGAGAAAGATTTCATCCCAGTTCTCTTTGGTGACACGGCAATAGCCCTGGATAAGGGAATAGACATTCTCTCTGGGGATCAGATAATAAACTATCTTGCAAGGATGTTCAAACCAAGCAAAGTACTTTTTTTGATGGACGTTGATGGGATCTATGATAAAAATCCAAAAGAAAAAGGGGCAAAACTCATTAAAGAACTTACCAAAGAAGAAATTAAACACCTGCTGGAAAGCTCAGAATCGGCTGGAATAGATGTAACGGGAGGTATCGGAAATAAACTAAAGAAAGCTCTAGAAATAGCCCACTACACAGATGTGTATTTTGCTAATGGAATGGTCAAGGGAAATTTAATAAGAATCTTGAAAGGAGAAAATCCAGGGACAATTATTAAGAGGTGGTAA
- a CDS encoding MEMO1 family protein: MLRYPTVAGSFYPTGEELNMMLKEFFKDLGELGKRRKITAGVAPHAGYVFSGFTASRTYKAIYEDGLPETFVVIGPNHTGLGSPVAIYPEGEWVTPMGEIKVDGDFAKAIAKHSGIADLDEFAHKYEHSIEVQIPFIQYISQKAEEEVKIVPITLGLQDDEVAEDLGKAIFEASQELGRDIVIIASTDMMHYGYAYGYVPFRARGEDLLGRIREWDFRVIQKILEFDHKGMFDEIRKMDHTMCGPGGVATAIVFSKLVGAVEAEVLHYTTSFEVSRSTDAVVGYVSVVMKK, from the coding sequence CTACTGGAGAAGAGCTTAACATGATGCTGAAAGAGTTTTTTAAAGACCTTGGGGAACTCGGAAAGAGGAGAAAAATAACTGCGGGAGTTGCTCCTCATGCAGGATACGTGTTCTCTGGATTTACTGCTTCAAGAACATATAAAGCTATTTACGAAGACGGTTTACCAGAAACTTTTGTTGTGATAGGGCCCAACCACACTGGCCTAGGTTCACCAGTGGCTATTTACCCAGAAGGAGAATGGGTAACTCCAATGGGGGAAATCAAAGTTGATGGAGACTTCGCTAAAGCCATAGCAAAACACTCGGGAATAGCAGACTTAGACGAGTTTGCCCACAAATATGAACATTCTATAGAAGTGCAGATACCTTTTATTCAATATATCTCTCAAAAAGCTGAAGAAGAGGTAAAGATTGTTCCCATAACTCTTGGTCTCCAAGATGACGAAGTAGCCGAGGATTTGGGAAAGGCAATTTTTGAAGCAAGTCAAGAGCTTGGAAGAGATATCGTTATTATAGCAAGCACGGATATGATGCACTATGGGTATGCTTATGGTTATGTGCCTTTTAGAGCAAGAGGAGAAGATCTGCTAGGAAGAATTAGGGAGTGGGACTTTAGGGTTATTCAGAAGATCCTTGAGTTTGACCATAAAGGAATGTTTGATGAAATTAGGAAGATGGATCACACAATGTGCGGCCCTGGAGGAGTAGCAACTGCGATAGTGTTTTCAAAACTTGTTGGAGCCGTTGAAGCAGAGGTTTTACATTACACCACAAGCTTTGAGGTGAGCAGAAGTACGGATGCCGTGGTAGGATATGTGAGTGTTGTTATGAAAAAATGA